From Amycolatopsis sp. YIM 10, the proteins below share one genomic window:
- a CDS encoding SDR family NAD(P)-dependent oxidoreductase — MGRVEDKVVVVFGGARGIGLASVKEFLAEGAIVRSSDIREPAEEIGHQNFTHTTVDATDEEAVQSFVEQVLGEHGRIDVLFGNVGIHLGKPLPETTLAEFDHIFALNVRTAFLATRAVLPHMIEAKAGSIVLTSSNGGMMGRPADPVYNATKHALVGLAKSLAVAHAHLGIRVNTVNPGAIDTDMLRSTLASPDDFEAKQHQLTASTPAARVGEAWEVAKAVLFLASDESRFINGAVVPVDGAKAAGAMPGNRYSLDFELGVR, encoded by the coding sequence ATGGGGCGTGTGGAAGACAAGGTCGTCGTGGTGTTCGGCGGGGCGCGCGGGATCGGCCTGGCCTCGGTGAAGGAGTTCCTCGCCGAGGGCGCGATCGTGCGGTCGAGCGACATCCGCGAGCCCGCCGAGGAGATCGGGCACCAGAACTTCACCCACACCACCGTCGACGCCACCGACGAGGAAGCCGTCCAGTCCTTTGTGGAGCAGGTGCTCGGTGAGCACGGCCGGATCGACGTGTTGTTCGGCAATGTCGGCATCCACCTCGGCAAGCCGCTGCCGGAGACGACGCTCGCCGAGTTCGACCACATCTTCGCGCTGAACGTGCGCACCGCGTTCCTGGCCACCCGGGCGGTGCTGCCGCACATGATCGAGGCCAAGGCCGGCAGCATCGTGCTCACCTCGTCCAACGGCGGCATGATGGGCCGCCCGGCCGACCCGGTCTACAACGCCACCAAGCACGCGCTGGTCGGGCTGGCGAAGTCGCTCGCGGTGGCGCACGCGCACCTCGGGATCCGCGTAAACACGGTCAATCCCGGTGCGATCGACACCGACATGCTGCGCAGCACGCTGGCCTCGCCCGACGACTTCGAAGCCAAGCAGCACCAGCTGACCGCGAGCACGCCCGCCGCGCGCGTCGGTGAGGCGTGGGAGGTGGCGAAGGCGGTGCTGTTCCTGGCCAGCGACGAATCGCGGTTCATCAACGGCGCGGTGGTGCCGGTCGACGGGGCGAAGGCGGCCGGGGCCATGCCGGGCAACCGCTACTCCCTCGACTTCGAACTGGGCGTGCGATGA